The Plasmodium vinckei vinckei genome assembly, chromosome: PVVCY_14 genome window below encodes:
- a CDS encoding phosphodiesterase gamma, putative produces MKSYILTDNIKSISSIIYIFFISIFMIISALVGSLFIFIIRYIIEIQRRLSFHSWNKQTKQIIKLKKTLREEKQKLSTTNIEEIYNLINDSIGNCYNEDKKEKETNWNIVNNLEKILNILKEDNLFSPDLKTINKKSYNHIYGYIMDLKKDKEIINDKIESKEDLETESESCCANEGPDESKEGSQIESIFESISDFKLKRKSDLTYASSYEEKGNKNLKYDFNMNMDKEIIDIDTWNTNFLDRKTPNSDAFIKIGYILLNKYYTSNQNIPVKTLYSMLYEMKKGYNDVPYHNSIHAAMVTKHCSILITSLDTVNILKDNEMAAFLISALGHDIGHFGRTNMFLKNCSNFLSIIYNDKSILENYHCSYLFSILSKEEHNIFKNEDLKILTNLRQQIIEVILATDMSKHIKILAQFRIKSIKIKSYIEKNIVLCLKMIIKAADLSHNSVDWSEHYLWVKRLVNEFYLEGDDLLERGFELNPLFDRKAHNNFIQVQRTFLRELVLPLISSLKTLDTSTITQLMLNQVKRNYSKWAKIEKDETKKAKYLNELLADVPNSWKNAYMPNFSIYKL; encoded by the exons ATGAAAAGTTATATCCTAACAGACaa cATAAAAAGCATTTcatctattatatatattttttttattagtatCTTTATGATAATATCAGCTCTTGTAGGAagtctttttatttttattataagatatattattgaGATTCAAAGGCGTTTATCATTTCATAGTTGGAACAAACAGAccaaacaaattataaaactaaaaaaaactcTAAGGGAAGAGAAACAAAAACTATCAACTACAAATATTGAAGAAATTTATAACTTAATTAACGAT tcCATAGGAAATTGTTACAATGAGgacaaaaaagaaaaggagACAAATTGGAACATTGTGAACaatttggaaaaaattttaaatattttaaaagaggataatttattttctccCGATTTAAAaactataaataaaaag AGTTATAACCATATATATGGTTATATTAtggatttaaaaaaagacaaagaaataataaatgataaaatcgAATCTAAGGAAGATCTAGAGACAGAATCCGAATCATGTTGTGCGAACGAGGGTCCTGATGAATCAAAGGAAGGATCACAAATTGAATCGATATTCGAATCAATCTCAGATTTTAAACTTAAGAGAAAATCAGATTTGACATACGCAAGCAGCTATGAAGAAAAAGGGaacaaaaatttgaaatatgATTTTAACATGAACATG GATAAAGAAATTATCGATATTGACACATGGAACACCAACTTTTTGGATCGGAAAACACCAAATAGTGAtgcatttattaaaattggatatattttattgaataaatattatacttCTAATCAAAATATACCTGTTAAAACTTTGTACTCCATGCTTTatgaaatgaaaaaaggaTATAACGACGTTCCATACCACAATTCTATCCATGCAGCTATG GTAACGAAACATTGCAGCATATTAATCACGAGTTTAGATactgtaaatatattaaaagataaCGAAATGGCCGCTTTCTTAATATCTGCTTTAGGGCATGATATAGGACATTTTGGAAGAACAAACATGTTCCTCAAGAATTGCTCAAACTTTTTGagcataatttataatgataaatcaATATTAGAGAATTATCATTGCTCATATCTATTTAGCATATTAAGTAAAGAAGagcataatattttcaaaaatgaagatttaaaaatactaaCAAACCTGAGACAACAAATAATAGAAGTAATTTTAGCAACTGATATGAGTAagcatattaaaatattagcGCAGTTTAGAATTAAGtcaattaaaataaaatcttatattgaaaaaaatattgtcctttgtttaaaaatgataataaaagcTGCTGATTTGTCTCATAATTCTGTTGATTGGAGTGAGCATTATTTATGGGTCAAAAGATTAGTAaatgaattttatttagAAGGAGATGACTTATTAGAAAGAGGTTTTGAACTTAACCCATTATTTGATCGAAAGgctcataataattttatacaaGTTCAAAGAACATTTTTAAGAGAACTTGTCTTACCCTTAATAAGTTCTCTCAAGACTCTTGACACTAGCACCATTACCCAATTAATGCTGAATCAAGTTAAACGAAATTATTCCAAATGGgcaaaaattgaaaaagatgaaacaaaaaaagcgaaatatttaaatgaattattagCTGATGTCCCCAATTCATGGAAAAATGCTTATATGCCGAattttagtatatataaattataa
- a CDS encoding mitochondrial ribosomal protein S5 precursor, putative, with translation MLRNIFGNRKACNKIRILNSRYIHNSHLNKTLKNRYNEKVRDKYLDNIYNNEIDINTINRNVKNKKIDYLRQLIYDEIDGDEYLLNENIIQEIKKKNNNNQSSINNNGDPENSRLQCKNKQSKDENTEMGESQYKQAIRIYNLLKLNDTTSIFDEDVFMNIDSKINHDIYEFAKNNIINDNYNSVETKKNIKEKTIDVKAVEINPITDTSASSEQKKDGSNDSTDSTVINNGTNDNISNDQPFDENNFMNITKMNLPVFNPSSFCLAIESLTNHICDDLIFLFGDLSDKIKIPDNNENDRLYKFVQSLCNFFCLEKNEHDVDRWIEDVYKDIKDKLPSNIRNIKDDYIKNWLKGHINRVLINEKKNNEFLYKEKYYNLGNDFLYDSLSIDNDTVVDTKKQFSTSKLTYYFKTIIEFLLDKKINSDLEEQINMMFLNLKKIGLDNWLKMDVRDFEKYLLRNNNSNFLEIVENDKYTSYLMLKCASRNITDFTFYEEFSPFYLFHEKPKNSIEERINNIQENKHISDQELKNMIYSDQSSLTIIKTDDKSGESYNEMDIDLFIEKEKKYNMNRSLITYSFDQNTDTYSYKYKQIPNTIYDHNTNKYIREKDTIDPMLKLNEMRSSILEVKRMMSMTKDGRVYYIRIIIIIGNGKGVYGYGVGFGKNLKEARNSALLNSINNLDFIDYNYKNCILNFPVSGQEYSSHVKIIPRPLGKGLKINRKYLPLGYILGLDNVKISFSGSNKWMSRIKALKRCLDKIVSIKTLCKMTGKKYVCHFAPHYCTSHWPDYWFKNILKEYKYKIQRIQKKRAAVCRKNFRSNISKIPEEVYPDFTPYTWKTPIQKHIESQKFKKYIDNNIYHTNVF, from the exons ATGCTAAGGAATATATTTGGAAATAGAAAAGCTTGTAATAAAATTCGAATATTGAATTCGCgatatattcataatagTCATTTAAATAAGACCCTTAAAAATcgatataatgaaaaagtaagagataaatatttggataatatatacaacaaTGAAATCGATATTAATACTATAAACAGAAatgtgaaaaataaaaaaatagattaCCTTAGACAATTAATATACGATGAAATTGATGGGGATGAGTATTTactaaatgaaaatatcaTTCAagaaatcaaaaaaaaaaataataataatcaaagcagtattaataataatggggATCCAGAAAATTCGAGACTccaatgtaaaaataaacaaagtAAGGATGAAAATACAGAAATGGGTGAATCCCAATATAAACAGGCTATCcgaatatataatttattgaaGTTAAATGATACAACAAGTATTTTTGATGAAGATGTTTTTATGAACATAGatagtaaaataaatcatgacatatatgaatttgccaaaaacaatattataaatgacAATTATAATAGTGTAGaaaccaaaaaaaatattaaagaaaaaactaTAGACGTAAAAGCAGTTGAAATTAATCCAATTACTGATACATCCGCCAGTTcggaacaaaaaaaagatggCAGTAACGATTCTACTGATAGTActgtaataaataatggtacaaatgataatatatcaaatgACCAACCatttgatgaaaataactttatgaatataacaaaaatgaatttgCCTGTATTTAATCCATCTAGCTTTTGCTTGGCTATTGAGTCATTAACTAACCATATATGTGACgacttaatttttttatttggagATTTAtcagataaaataaaaatcccagataataatgaaaacgatagattatataaatttgtgcAATCATtgtgtaattttttttgtttagaaaaaaatgagcaCGATGTAGACAGATGGATAGAAGATGTTTACaaagatataaaagataaattaCCATCAAACATTCGTAATATTAAAGatgattatataaagaattgGTTAAAAGGGCATATAAATAGagttttaataaatgaaaaaaaaaacaatgaatttttatataaagaaaaatattataatttaggaaatgattttttatatgatagTTTATCAATAGATAATGATACTGTTGTAgatacaaaaaaacaattttctACATCTAAGTtgacatattattttaagacaattattgaatttttattagacaaaaaaataaatagtgaTTTAGaagaacaaataaatatgatgtttttaaatttaaaaaaaatcggTTTAGATAATTGGTTAAAAATGGATGTAAGagattttgaaaaatatcttttacgaaataataattcaaattttcTCGAAATtgttgaaaatgataagtATACCTCTTATCTAATGCTAAAATGTGCTAGCAGAAATATTACGGATTTTACCTTTTATGAAGAATTTTCTCCATTCTATCTTTTTCATGAAAAACCCAAAAACTCTATAGAAGAAAggataaataatatacaagagaataaacatatatctgatcaagaattaaaaaatatgatatattcAGATCAATCTTCTTTAACTATTATTAAAACTGATGATAAGAGTGGTGAATCATACAATGAAATGGATATTGATCTATTTatagaaaaggaaaaaaaatataacatgaACAGATCTCTGATTACTTATTCCTTTGATCAAAATACAGATACTTATAGCTACAAATATAAGCAGATACCTAATACTATTTATGATCACAATACAAACAAATACATAAGAGAAAAAGATACGATTGATCCCatgttaaaattaaatgaaatgaGGTCATCAATATTGGAAGTTAAAAGAATGATGAGCATGACAAAAG ATGGAAGAGTATATTACATAAGAATAATCATAATCATAGGAAACGGAAAAGGTGTATATGGCTATGGAGTAGGATTTGGAAAAAATCTTAAGGAAGCACGAAACAGCGCTTTACTAAATTCAATTAATAACTTAGATTTTATagattataattataaaaattgcaTTTTGAATTTTCCAGTAAGTGGACAAGAATATTCATCacatgtaaaaataatacctAGGCCATTAGGGAAaggattaaaaataaatagaaaatatttaccaTTAGGATATATATTAGGATTagataatgtaaaaatatcttTTAGTGGCAGTAATAAATGGATGAGTAGAATAAAGGCATTAAAAAGATGCTTAGACAAAATTGTATCTATTAAAACATTATGTAAAATGACggggaaaaaatatgtctGTCATTTTGCACCACATTATTGCACTAGTCATTGGCCAGATTATTggtttaaaaatatattaaaagaatataaatataaaatccaaagaattcaaaaaaaaagagctGCAGTGTGTAGAAAAAATTTTAGATcgaatatttcaaaaattcCCGAAGAGGTATACCCAGATTTTACTCCATATACTTGGAAAACTCCAATTCAAAAACACATCGAATcacaaaaatttaaaaaatatattgataaCAATATTTACCACACCAATGTATTCtaa
- a CDS encoding palmitoyltransferase DHHC8, putative yields MFITKEAKAPLLLPLYRVYESNNIFLCQGKVITGPNIFHLIFTYLIIIISVLPIYVIICPYIESYTILGCIISALTVFFILVLFFLTTTAFCDPGIIPKKNYVDLALPKGRTAFTTAKINGTVIKQFWCVHCNHFKEPRSKHCYTCNNCVTKFDHHCVWLGNCIGIRNYRNFIFFIFNLSILSTIICFTFIGIFVSLCIKEYEGVKISAIYNIIFEFPHIALYIIYTLVLSLLLINLFIYHFKIILLNKTTYEDIQGSYAEGSPFDEGKFTNLRKFFFTPTIKKQIKWTECVKVTF; encoded by the exons atgtTTATAACAAAAGAGGCCAAGGCCCCTTTACTTTTGCCATTATACAGAg ttTACGAAAGTaacaacatttttttgtgtcaAGGAAAAGTAATAACAGGgccaaatatatttcatctaatattcacatatttaatcataataatttccGTTTTACCTATCTATGTAATTAT ATGCCCGTATATAGAAAGCTACACAATATTGGGTTGCATCATATCCGCATTAACAgtcttttttattctcgttttattttttttaacaacaACCGCATTTTGTGACCCTGGAAT AATTCCAAAGAAAAACTATGTTGACTTGGCTTTACCAAAAGGAAGAa cgGCTTTCACTActgcaaaaataaatggcaCAGTTATAAAGCAATTTTGGTGTG TTCACTGTAACCATTTCAAGGAGCCAAGAAGCAAACATTGCTATACGTGCAACAATTGTGTTACGAAGTTTGATCATCACTGTGTCTG GTTAGGAAATTGTATAGGAATAAGAAATTATcgaaattttattttctttatattcaaCTTATCGATACTTTCAAcaataatatgttttacGTTTATCGGAATTTTTGTG agtttatgtattaaagaatatgaaggagtaaaaatatcagcaatttataatataatatttgaattCCCACATAt CgctttgtatataatttatacgCTTGTATTGTCTCTTTTATTAAtcaatttgtttatttaccattttaaaattatacttTTAAACAAAACGACATATGAAGACATTCAGGGATCGTATGCAGAAGGTAGTCCCTTCGATGAag GAAAATTTACAAACTTAAGAAAGTTCTTTTTCACACCCACTATCAAAAA gCAAATAAAATGGACAGAATGTGTTAAAGtaacattttaa
- a CDS encoding 3',5'-cyclic nucleotide phosphodiesterase, putative encodes MENTDTFQVNNKKSNVNNDECDQDENRHPLTNTNTVILSKKSFIENMLNDNNENKIENSENSNNNEKKITTKTSDSNKSDDINNGGIIKNSNLKKSSNTNNKKYKKITLNNEVIDLKEYTTIEKNDSGISQDDKPVDTCHNNEMSYNNENDKNSRNSSTNWSSDDSYSDSSDSSYSSGDDNKIYNNEDNNKISEFNNEHIIKELVKDDNELRHILIDIKNRSDDNNVTHEMLINDLDKKKGNNIFLCKSHKSLTLVDNSKNKNGNYEAFEDSGEDRQKLYKLKKGSTYDNNNRFFNMLKNNIDMNMNKNVDENVNINDKDNKNRTRTNSNFNGLSSQFYGNIKESNDSIKRYNETKTRKNKGLINIFEKIFYKIWKTSVIINNDACGSNSKYETNTFKSNITSHYLKCNSENELISQLPLKFKDDTIEALYVLNLNNWISLKMIIIGIIMLILGIYIWTLCIWSFRMNIWNHDSHIILLFNTLMSLNSIIFIFFIIVGFTRLSKYAEFISYVLFTVMVSIWGTWNIATSLLLNNNFAVNEGSYIFSSVETVYSLAYIYGFLPLVIMDVFFTSRTKYNWFIHVIFLLLNSISIITLRSRNPNLMPFAYVIFRIAVYVILCLFLYMGCYASEFQMRYFFYNIMVTGCKLDKAGLGINKNNKNNNKQFSSAIEDLILMIKECTKVMVDLENEPDVNFNVHKKSSYCVDILERCLSTLTKTDNLYNVDYEFFDKLESKKFVEAYISKEGSNFNSDQFNPDYKINTPLSYKNLICIDKVDMDKNNIKKFLKNINIPHVTNMIKLLDKNILSEWDFNCLKYFKKEKYPFFDINLSVMCTIDHKIPMDLIINFLAFVEKQYNNVPYHNTMHATMVTHKFFCLTKKLGIFERIDYKMKLVMFISGICHDIGHPGYNNMFFINSFHPLSIIYNDISVLENYHASITFKILQLNQCNILKSFSEKEFRQIRSYIIELILSTDMKHHYEIISKFRIRRENEKFDYIKDDDDLLALMKMIIKSADISHGAVKWREHYKWCQRVLCEFYFQGDEELNNNIPISPLCDRKKHNEVGQSQIAFLKFVVMPLFEELSYIDHSQFVKNYCLKRLNRNRHMWSKLINEGKEIKVYDTSKKRKKEKDELKKADKTIINNRKKSYIDLTLFFIKNISD; translated from the exons atggAAAATACTGATACATTCCAAgtaaataacaaaaaaagtaatgtaaataatgatgaatGTGATCAAGATGAAAACAGGCATCCCCTAACCAATACAAATACAGTAATATtaagtaaaaaaagttttatagaaaatatgttaaatgataataacgaaaataaaatagaaaatagtgagaattcaaataataatgagaaaaaaattacaactAAAACAAGTGATTCAAATAAATCTGACGATATTAATAATGGgggaataataaaaaatagtaatttaaaaaaatcaagtaatacaaataataaaaaatataaaaaaatcacattaaataatgaagtaatcgatttaaaagaatataccacaattgaaaaaaatgatagtgGTATATCACAGGATGATAAACCAGTTGACACATGTCATAATAACGAAATGagttataataatgaaaatgataaaaattcgAGAAATAGTTCAACTAATTGGAGCAGTGATGATTCATATAGTGATAGCAGTGACTCTAGTTATTCTAGTGgagatgataataaaatatataataatgaagataataacaaaatatcTGAATTCAATAAtgaacatataataaaagagTTGGTAAAAGATGATAATGAACTTagacatattttaattgatataaaaaatagaagtgatgataataatgttaCACATGAAATGCTTATAAACGATTTAGATAAGAAAAAgggaaataatatttttctttgcAAATCTCACAAATCTTTAACTCTAGTagataattcaaaaaataaaaatggtaatTATGAAGCATTTGAAGATAGTGGAGAAGATAGACAgaaattatacaaattaaaaaagggTAGTActtatgataataataatagatttttcaatatgcttaaaaataatatagatatgaatatgaataaaaatgttgatgaaaatgtaaatataaatgataaagacaataaaaatagaacTCGAACTAATTCTAACTTTAACGGTTTATCAAGCCAATTTTATggaaatattaaagaatCAAATGATAGtataaaaagatataatgaaacaaagacaagaaaaaataaaggattaataaatatatttgaaaaaattttttataaaatatggaaaacaagcgtaataataaataatgatgcTTGTGGTTCTAATAGTAAATATGAAACCAATACATTTAAAAGTAATATTACTagtcattatttaaaatgtaataGTGAAAATGAGTTAATATCTCAATTAccattaaaatttaaagatGACACAATAGAAGCATTATATGTGTTGAACTTGAATAATTGGatttctttaaaaatgataattataggaataattatgttaattttgggaatatatatatggacaTTATGCATATGGTCTTTTAGAATGAATATATGGAACCATGACAgccatattattttactatttaatACTTTAATGAGCTTAAActctattatatttatattttttataattgttGGATTTACTAGATTAAGTAAATATGCAGAGTTTATTTCGTATGTTCTATTTACTGTAATGGTCAGTATATGGGGAACATGGAATATAGCTACtagtttattattaaataataattttgcaGTAAACGAAggatcatatatattttcatccGTCGAAACTGTATATTCTTTGGCGTATATTTATGGTTTCCTTCCGCTTGTAATTATGGACGTCTTTTTTACATCCAG AACAAAGTATAATTGGTTTATACATGTAATATTTCTACTATTAAATTCGATTAGTATAATAACCCTTAGATCACGGAATCCCAATTTGATGCCTTTTGCATATgt GATTTTTCGTATTGCCGTATATGTAATTCTTTGtctatttctatatatggGATGTTACGCATCGGAATTTCAAATgagatattttttttataatataatg GTAACTGGATGCAAATTAGACAAAGCAGGATTgggaataaataaaaataacaaaaataataataaacaattttcaAGTGCAATAGAAGATTTAATTCTTATGATAAAAGAg TGTACTAAAGTTATGGTGGATCTGGAAAACGAACCGGatgtaaattttaatgttcataaaaaatcatCCTATTGTGTTGACATTTTAGAACGTTGCTTGTCAACGCTTACAAAAACCGATAACCTTTATAATGTAGACTATGAATTTTTCGACAAACTTGAG agCAAGAAATTTGTAGAAGCATATATAAGTAAAGAAGGAAGTAATTTTAATAGTGACCAATTCAACCCAGATTATAAGATAAATACGCCCTTatcttataaaaatttgatatGTATAGATAAAGTTGATatggataaaaataatattaaaaaatttttaaaaaatataaatatacctCATGTTACTAACATGATTAAACTacttgataaaaatatattgtctGAATGGGATTTTAATtgcttaaaatattttaaaaaagaaaagtatCCCTTTTTTGATATCAATTTATCAGTAATGTGTACAATTGATCATAAAATACCAATggatttaattataaattttttagcaTTTGTtgaaaaacaatataataatgttcCGTATCACAACACTATGCATGCTACCATG gTAACACAcaaatttttttgcttAACTAAGAAATTAGGAATATTTGAGCGCATCGATTACAAAATGAAGCTAGTTATGTTTATATCAGGGATTTGCCATGATATAGGTCACCCTGGTTAcaataatatgttttttattaacagtTTTCATCCATTaagtataatttataatgatATTAGTGTACTTGAAAATTATCACGCATCTATAACgtttaaaattttacaaCTAAATCAgtgtaatattttaaaatcatTCTCCGAAAAG GAATTCCGACAAATACGTTCATACATTATAGAACTAATTCTGAGCACAGATATGAAGCATCATTATGAAATCATTTCAAAATTTAGGATAAGAcgagaaaatgaaaaatttgatTATATAAAGGATGATGATGATTTATTAgcattaatgaaaatgattattAAAAGTGCAGACATATCTCATGGGGCTGTTAAATGGAGAGAACATTATAAATGGTGCCAAAGAGTATTATgtgaattttattttcaaggggatgaagaattaaataataatatacctATTTCTCCATTGTGTGATAGAAAAAAGCATAATGAAGTAGGACAATCCCAAATTgcctttttaaaatttgttgtTATGCCTCTATTTGAAgaattatcatatatagaTCATTCCCAATTTGTCAA GAACTACTGTCTAAAAAGGTTAAATAGAAACCGCCACATGTGGAGCAAACTTATAAATGAAGGAAAGGAAATCAAGGTTTATGATAcatcaaaaaaaaggaaaaaagaaaaagacgAGTTAAAAAAAGCGGATAAAACTATAATCAATAAccgaaaaaaaagttatattgatttaacattattttttataaaaaatatttctgaTTGA